In Candidatus Desulfofervidus auxilii, one genomic interval encodes:
- the hysA gene encoding NiFeSe hydrogenase large subunit: MTRKPKVKKIVIDPVTRIEGHLKVEVEVSKGKVINAHCSDMLFRGFELILEGRDPRDASQITQRICGVCPTSHGTASVLCLDNAFSVKPTSNGRILRNLILGADHVWDHILHFYHLVALDYVKGPDAPPFTPRYDGPKIYKLPPEINEFGVKGYLEALNIRRIGHEMTAILGGRAPHVHGLVVGGVTEAPTVDGIAGYLWRLNKVEEFYNKTYLPTIYAVAKYYPELFKVGVGCKNFLSYGVYPLNDQYNKFLFKPGVYTNGKDRPLDLNKITESVKYSWYDDKTTGLNPKEGKTVPKIDKKTAYSFAKAPRYDGLPHEVGPLARMWIENPVISKHANKFLGMPEDKDVHFRDLGEKAFSVLGRIVARAEEGWIEVQAMKNWIMEIKLDQPVYVKAEVPNEAIGYGVTEAPRGSVGHWMKIKGKRIAQYQVIAPTSWNVSPRDDAGAPGPIEQALIGTPVEDVKNPVNVLRVIRSFDPULACAVHVLHIDNGKRYVVDLPRI; this comes from the coding sequence ATGACCAGAAAGCCAAAAGTCAAAAAAATAGTAATAGACCCAGTGACCAGGATTGAAGGTCACTTAAAAGTGGAGGTAGAGGTAAGTAAAGGCAAGGTGATTAATGCCCATTGTAGTGATATGCTTTTTAGAGGTTTTGAACTTATTTTAGAAGGCAGAGACCCCAGAGATGCTTCCCAGATTACGCAGCGTATTTGTGGAGTATGCCCTACTTCTCATGGTACTGCATCAGTGCTCTGTCTAGATAATGCCTTTTCTGTAAAACCCACAAGCAATGGCCGTATTCTTCGAAATCTTATATTGGGTGCAGACCATGTCTGGGACCATATTTTACACTTCTATCACCTAGTAGCTTTGGATTATGTTAAAGGTCCAGATGCACCTCCTTTTACCCCTCGGTATGATGGTCCAAAAATTTATAAACTTCCACCTGAAATAAATGAGTTTGGGGTAAAGGGTTATTTAGAGGCATTAAACATCAGGAGAATAGGACATGAGATGACTGCAATTCTTGGTGGTAGAGCCCCTCATGTTCATGGTTTAGTAGTGGGAGGTGTGACAGAGGCACCTACCGTAGACGGTATTGCTGGTTATTTGTGGAGATTAAATAAGGTAGAAGAATTTTACAATAAGACATATCTTCCTACTATCTATGCAGTGGCAAAGTACTATCCAGAGCTTTTTAAAGTGGGGGTAGGTTGTAAAAATTTTCTATCTTATGGTGTATATCCATTAAATGACCAATATAATAAATTTTTATTCAAACCAGGAGTGTATACCAATGGTAAAGATAGGCCTTTGGATCTAAATAAAATTACTGAATCTGTAAAATATTCCTGGTATGATGATAAAACTACAGGGTTAAATCCTAAAGAAGGAAAGACTGTACCTAAAATTGATAAAAAAACTGCATACTCCTTTGCTAAGGCTCCACGTTATGATGGGCTACCCCATGAAGTGGGACCACTAGCAAGGATGTGGATAGAAAATCCTGTAATTAGTAAACATGCCAATAAGTTCTTAGGAATGCCTGAAGATAAGGATGTACACTTTAGGGATTTGGGCGAAAAGGCATTTTCTGTTTTGGGGCGTATTGTAGCCAGAGCAGAAGAGGGGTGGATAGAAGTGCAGGCAATGAAGAATTGGATAATGGAGATAAAACTAGATCAACCCGTGTATGTGAAGGCTGAGGTGCCCAACGAGGCTATAGGCTATGGAGTAACTGAGGCGCCACGTGGTTCAGTAGGCCACTGGATGAAAATCAAAGGAAAAAGGATCGCCCAGTATCAGGTGATTGCCCCAACCAGTTGGAATGTCTCTCCTCGAGATGATGCAGGTGCACCTGGTCCTATTGAGCAAGCATTGATTGGGACTCCTGTAGAGGATGTCAAGAATCCAGTGAACGTGCTAAGGGTTATCCGCTCCTTTGACCCTTGACTGGCTTGTGCTGTGCACGTGTTGCACATAGATAATGGGAAAAGATATGTGGTAGACTTACCCCGTATTTAA
- a CDS encoding hydrogenase small subunit, with the protein MGLTRREFLRICGGGIAGISLSQMVIPEVVEALEKAAAGKPPVLWIQGASCSGCSVSLLNTVHPTIAEVLLKIIDLKFHPTIMAADGEMAIDALEKTASENKGKYVLVVEGAIPTGKGGRYCMVGEKKGKEFSMLEWTTDLGKDALAVLAFGSCATFGGIQAAKPNPTGAVGVKKLFDMKKIKTPVINVPGCPSHPDWMVGTIAHILLYGIPKLDYLNRPKVFFDKLLHDHCPYRSFYDDEVFCKEFPDKEGCRYSLGCKGPETCCDAWKRRWNGGVNWCVQNAVCIGCVEPNFWDEFTPLYESI; encoded by the coding sequence ATGGGTTTAACAAGACGTGAGTTTTTAAGAATTTGTGGAGGGGGTATAGCAGGGATAAGCCTTTCACAGATGGTTATCCCTGAGGTAGTGGAGGCATTGGAAAAGGCGGCGGCTGGGAAACCACCTGTGCTTTGGATTCAAGGGGCAAGTTGTTCAGGATGTTCAGTGTCTTTGTTAAATACTGTACACCCAACTATTGCTGAAGTGTTGCTGAAGATAATTGACCTTAAATTTCATCCTACCATTATGGCAGCAGATGGGGAAATGGCAATAGATGCTTTAGAAAAAACAGCTTCTGAAAACAAAGGAAAATATGTGCTGGTTGTGGAAGGTGCTATTCCTACTGGAAAAGGTGGAAGATATTGTATGGTAGGTGAGAAGAAAGGGAAGGAATTTAGTATGCTAGAATGGACAACGGATCTAGGGAAGGATGCACTAGCAGTACTGGCTTTTGGAAGCTGTGCCACATTTGGAGGAATTCAAGCCGCAAAACCAAATCCCACTGGTGCAGTAGGTGTAAAAAAGCTCTTTGATATGAAAAAAATTAAAACGCCAGTGATAAATGTGCCAGGTTGTCCGTCTCATCCAGATTGGATGGTAGGAACCATTGCTCATATCTTACTCTATGGAATACCCAAATTAGATTATCTTAACAGGCCAAAAGTATTCTTTGACAAATTGTTGCATGATCACTGCCCATATCGCAGTTTTTATGATGATGAAGTCTTTTGTAAAGAATTTCCTGATAAGGAAGGATGCCGTTATAGCTTAGGCTGTAAGGGGCCAGAAACTTGTTGTGATGCCTGGAAGAGACGCTGGAATGGCGGTGTAAACTGGTGTGTGCAAAATGCTGTCTGCATTGGCTGTGTAGAACCTAATTTTTGGGATGAGTTTACCCCACTTTATGAAAGTATATAG
- a CDS encoding transposase, with protein RFKNERQLAIYCGVACIDDESGKHKRTRVVYKANKICKATMIEIAGCTIRYVSESATYYAKKRTEGKEHNHALRCLARQLIKVIFKMLKEDRDYILKEEMEKAA; from the coding sequence AGATTTAAAAACGAGAGGCAACTTGCGATCTATTGTGGTGTAGCCTGTATAGATGATGAGTCTGGTAAACACAAAAGGACAAGAGTTGTATATAAGGCTAATAAGATATGTAAAGCAACTATGATTGAAATTGCGGGCTGCACAATTCGGTATGTTTCAGAATCCGCTACTTACTATGCTAAAAAACGGACTGAAGGGAAAGAGCATAACCATGCCTTGCGCTGCCTTGCTAGACAATTGATAAAAGTTATTTTTAAGATGTTAAAAGAAGATCGAGACTATATCTTAAAGGAGGAAATGGAGAAGGCTGCTTAA
- a CDS encoding IS110 family transposase produces MKRLSGGIDIGSDNHHIIIMDDEEQILYDQKIAHKFSEFYKAVREFREIEKREGGIISFAIEGKNGYGAPFDRILIESGFTLYNVDNLKLKQFRNVFGAEWRNDKRDAKMLAKMLKLRDYLDAENEKAFIAVEKATKINEKLKILSRHQQTLIDEKIRLQNRLRKRLLEVCPEILEIGDTDSKKMLRLLVRYPDFSRYK; encoded by the coding sequence GTGAAAAGGTTATCTGGAGGAATCGATATTGGCAGTGATAATCATCACATAATTATCATGGATGATGAAGAACAGATTTTGTATGACCAGAAGATAGCACACAAATTCAGTGAATTTTATAAGGCAGTTAGAGAATTTAGAGAGATTGAGAAAAGAGAAGGTGGGATAATATCATTTGCAATTGAAGGAAAGAATGGATACGGAGCACCATTTGATCGGATACTTATAGAGAGCGGATTCACCTTATACAATGTAGATAATTTAAAATTAAAACAATTTCGGAATGTATTTGGGGCAGAATGGCGTAACGATAAAAGGGACGCAAAAATGTTAGCAAAAATGCTGAAATTAAGAGATTATTTAGACGCTGAAAATGAAAAGGCATTCATTGCGGTAGAGAAGGCAACAAAAATCAATGAAAAGTTAAAGATTCTGTCTCGGCATCAACAAACCCTGATAGATGAGAAGATAAGGTTGCAAAACAGGCTTCGAAAAAGGCTATTAGAAGTATGTCCTGAGATATTAGAGATTGGTGATACAGACAGCAAGAAGATGTTGAGGCTTCTGGTAAGGTATCCTGATTTTTCGAGATATAAG
- a CDS encoding SDR family oxidoreductase, protein MNVIIAGATGDIGRAIAKALAPGHRLLLTYRDQEKKNELAQDLSNIEDIVFVSIKNLWEDAKVIEKKFDSFNPEIFINAIGAGFYAKVEDTTLEMLDASYETNLKIPFFLTQMAYNIFLKQKKGYVIFVNSISGLEGFPYGTAYSAMKFALRGLAEVMYKEGKRYGIKVTSIFPGIVKTKLIQKMPFCPKEKCLLSPKIIADTIVYLLNLDPTVEVKEIILKNKELLWR, encoded by the coding sequence ATGAATGTTATTATTGCTGGCGCTACAGGAGACATAGGAAGAGCTATTGCTAAAGCCTTAGCTCCAGGACATAGATTACTTTTAACCTATAGAGACCAAGAAAAGAAAAATGAATTAGCTCAAGACCTGTCTAATATAGAAGATATTGTCTTCGTCTCTATTAAAAATTTATGGGAAGACGCAAAAGTAATTGAAAAAAAATTTGATTCATTTAATCCTGAAATATTCATTAATGCTATAGGTGCTGGATTTTATGCCAAGGTAGAAGATACCACTTTAGAAATGTTAGATGCTTCTTATGAAACCAATTTGAAAATTCCCTTTTTTCTCACTCAAATGGCATATAACATATTTTTAAAACAAAAAAAGGGATATGTTATTTTCGTTAATTCCATTTCTGGTTTAGAGGGTTTTCCTTATGGAACAGCCTATAGTGCTATGAAGTTTGCTTTGCGAGGATTGGCTGAAGTAATGTATAAAGAAGGAAAACGTTATGGGATTAAAGTTACTAGTATATTTCCAGGAATTGTAAAGACAAAACTTATTCAAAAAATGCCCTTTTGCCCAAAAGAGAAATGTCTTTTATCACCAAAGATAATAGCTGATACTATTGTATATCTGTTAAATCTTGACCCTACAGTGGAAGTAAAAGAAATTATCCTAAAAAACAAAGAGTTGCTCTGGCGTTAG
- a CDS encoding class I SAM-dependent methyltransferase, translating into MEPVAYFEQIASKYDTWYTTPIGSYVDAVEKEQVFSLMKGQKGVILDLGCGTGNYTLALNRLGIKVIGLDKSMEMLKIAIQKMSVPFVLGDASILPFKNQSLDSILSITLFEFLTYPEKTLSEIYRVLRPKGEIILGTMNTFSAWFLFKRLKSIFKETAYRYARFYTVNQLKILFKQAGFINLTTRGVIYFPAFIPCFLIPLVEKLDRKWATSPLRHLAAFVLIRGEKP; encoded by the coding sequence ATGGAACCAGTAGCTTATTTTGAGCAAATTGCGTCTAAATACGATACCTGGTACACCACACCCATAGGCAGCTATGTAGATGCAGTGGAAAAAGAGCAGGTATTTTCTCTTATGAAGGGGCAAAAGGGCGTAATTCTAGATTTAGGTTGTGGTACGGGCAATTATACTTTAGCTTTGAATAGATTAGGAATAAAGGTGATAGGATTAGATAAATCTATGGAGATGTTAAAAATCGCCATACAAAAAATGTCTGTTCCATTTGTATTGGGAGATGCCAGTATTTTACCATTTAAAAATCAATCTCTAGACAGTATATTAAGCATTACTTTGTTTGAATTTTTAACCTATCCTGAAAAGACACTCAGCGAGATTTATCGGGTTTTAAGGCCTAAGGGAGAAATTATTTTAGGAACAATGAATACCTTTAGTGCCTGGTTTTTATTTAAGCGGCTAAAGTCTATTTTTAAGGAGACAGCCTATCGCTATGCCAGGTTTTATACTGTTAACCAATTGAAAATTCTTTTTAAGCAAGCTGGTTTTATTAATTTAACCACCAGAGGTGTAATTTATTTTCCTGCCTTTATTCCGTGTTTTTTAATCCCCCTGGTAGAGAAATTAGATCGCAAATGGGCAACCTCGCCATTAAGACACTTAGCCGCTTTTGTATTGATTAGGGGAGAAAAGCCATGA
- a CDS encoding cytochrome c3 family protein — protein sequence MRKWGLILVLIVGLVGLYGIAQAKVSGVCSNCHTMHYSQDGGVLSEWGQSGPYESLLVNNCVGCHTGENDGTNTTPYVYSTSSLTYGTDTLAGGNFYWVANGCDECGHNVTDIPGVSQDSNFSQTPGHVDGTTCSSCHGSGNMVLTKCVFCHNPKHHVDDSGPVVGDDEEVKYRFLSLDYYHPSSFQEGSYNFYGVAGIEDGDWEYTVSSTDHNEYCGAASSEDYSGASHSISRYCAACHWGFYGDNTGHWKKHPSDYALPNSGEYANYTTYNPLAPIARLESTLTSMTAASSTVTPGEDQVSCLSCHRPHGSPYSDMLRWDYENECKAGTSDPDCGCFVCHTEKGGS from the coding sequence ATGCGAAAATGGGGTTTAATCTTGGTGCTTATTGTAGGTTTGGTTGGCCTTTATGGGATAGCACAGGCTAAGGTATCAGGTGTCTGTTCAAATTGTCATACCATGCATTATAGCCAGGATGGGGGTGTACTTTCAGAGTGGGGGCAGAGTGGACCTTATGAGTCGTTACTAGTAAATAACTGTGTTGGTTGCCACACAGGAGAAAATGATGGCACAAATACTACTCCTTATGTCTATTCTACAAGTTCCCTAACTTATGGAACAGATACCCTTGCAGGTGGAAATTTTTATTGGGTAGCCAATGGGTGTGATGAATGTGGTCACAATGTAACTGATATTCCTGGAGTAAGTCAAGATAGCAATTTTTCTCAAACTCCAGGTCATGTGGACGGTACAACCTGCAGTAGTTGTCATGGTAGTGGTAATATGGTGCTTACTAAATGTGTCTTTTGTCATAATCCAAAACATCATGTAGATGATAGTGGCCCAGTTGTAGGTGATGATGAAGAAGTTAAGTATAGGTTTTTAAGCCTTGACTATTACCACCCATCTTCTTTTCAGGAAGGTAGTTATAATTTTTATGGGGTTGCAGGTATAGAAGATGGTGATTGGGAATATACTGTAAGTTCAACTGACCATAATGAATATTGTGGTGCTGCTAGTTCAGAGGATTATTCAGGTGCTTCTCATTCTATAAGTAGATATTGTGCTGCCTGTCATTGGGGATTTTATGGAGATAATACTGGGCATTGGAAAAAGCACCCATCAGATTATGCCTTACCAAATAGTGGTGAATATGCAAATTATACAACCTACAACCCTTTAGCTCCTATAGCTAGACTTGAAAGCACTTTAACAAGCATGACAGCAGCCAGCTCAACTGTAACACCAGGAGAGGACCAAGTTTCTTGTCTTTCCTGCCATCGTCCACATGGAAGTCCATATTCAGATATGCTTAGATGGGATTATGAAAATGAGTGTAAAGCAGGCACATCAGACCCAGACTGTGGCTGTTTTGTTTGTCATACAGAAAAAGGTGGTAGTTAA
- a CDS encoding single-stranded DNA-binding protein, producing MAGINKVILIGHLGADPELRYTPNGTPVANFRIATTERWTNKQGERTESTEWHRIVAWGKLGEFCGQYLNKGKQVYIEGRLRTRSWEDRDGKKQWTTEIIAQRLQLLGKPEKPSEEEVPVPEEAPVEEDIPF from the coding sequence ATGGCGGGTATTAACAAAGTAATTCTTATTGGGCATTTAGGTGCAGATCCAGAGCTCCGTTATACACCAAATGGTACACCGGTAGCTAATTTTAGAATTGCTACCACAGAACGATGGACAAACAAACAAGGAGAAAGGACGGAATCTACTGAGTGGCATCGGATAGTAGCCTGGGGGAAATTAGGGGAATTTTGTGGTCAATATTTAAATAAAGGGAAACAAGTATATATTGAAGGAAGGTTAAGGACTCGTTCCTGGGAAGATAGGGATGGGAAAAAACAATGGACTACTGAAATTATTGCTCAAAGATTACAACTTTTAGGGAAACCAGAAAAACCTTCTGAAGAAGAAGTGCCTGTTCCTGAAGAAGCACCTGTTGAAGAAGACATTCCCTTTTAA
- the ppcA gene encoding phosphoenolpyruvate carboxylase: MLPKIPRVMSTQHPDNVTPPFFTQSSEMGGEDEIQEAYYAFSHLDCDEQMWDCEGKEVDIYVVRKLLARYERFFKKHPLGKEIFITLRIPNPTVEKEEAKIIFETLESIPRSYDTAKLFYKKDIPPIFEVILPMTTSSQCLNRIYYYYKEFVAGKQNLTLSPGDITIADWIGKFYPQTINVIPLFEDKQYLLEAHHILSEYLKDKKFPYHRVFLARSDPALNYGMISAVLLIKISLQRLRKLSERLEKPIYPILGVGTVPFRGNFRPDNVRNLCFEFPDVQTFTVQSAFKYDFPVQEVISAIQKLKQTPRLHGWVVDEEKCLKIIDKVSMAYAKQVEALAPLINKVARYVPKRRRRKLHIGLFGYSRKLGGIILPRAIGFCAACYSLGLPPEILGFHALDDKDIVFLKDVYVDFEQSMGNALKFFNEKVLDILPKDTSKSVKTTWEKLCELFSFEIDLEHKQITSHIINDLKFEHYEIISSLVTEAAHIRNFLG; this comes from the coding sequence ATGCTTCCCAAAATTCCTCGAGTGATGTCTACCCAACACCCTGACAATGTAACTCCGCCATTTTTTACCCAAAGTTCCGAAATGGGGGGAGAAGATGAAATACAAGAGGCTTATTACGCCTTTTCCCATCTGGATTGTGATGAGCAAATGTGGGATTGTGAAGGAAAAGAGGTAGATATTTATGTGGTTAGAAAACTCTTAGCTAGATATGAACGGTTTTTCAAAAAACACCCTTTGGGTAAAGAAATTTTTATTACTTTAAGGATACCCAATCCCACTGTGGAAAAGGAAGAAGCCAAAATCATTTTTGAAACGTTAGAAAGTATTCCTCGCTCTTATGATACTGCTAAACTCTTTTATAAAAAAGATATCCCTCCGATTTTTGAAGTCATCTTGCCTATGACTACTTCTTCGCAATGTCTTAATCGGATTTATTATTATTACAAAGAATTCGTAGCTGGTAAGCAGAATTTAACATTATCTCCCGGTGATATTACCATTGCTGATTGGATTGGAAAGTTTTATCCACAAACTATCAATGTAATTCCTCTTTTTGAAGACAAACAATACCTGTTAGAAGCCCATCATATACTTTCTGAATATTTAAAAGACAAAAAATTTCCCTATCATCGAGTATTTTTAGCAAGGTCAGATCCTGCCTTAAATTATGGAATGATAAGTGCTGTTTTATTGATCAAAATCTCCTTACAACGATTGAGGAAACTTTCTGAAAGATTGGAAAAACCTATCTATCCTATACTGGGTGTAGGAACAGTGCCTTTTAGAGGAAATTTCAGACCTGACAATGTCAGAAATCTCTGTTTTGAGTTTCCAGATGTGCAGACCTTTACTGTTCAATCTGCCTTCAAGTATGATTTTCCTGTGCAGGAAGTGATTAGCGCTATCCAAAAACTAAAACAAACTCCTAGATTACATGGCTGGGTAGTGGATGAAGAAAAATGTTTAAAGATAATAGATAAAGTTTCCATGGCCTATGCCAAACAAGTAGAGGCCTTAGCACCATTGATCAATAAGGTGGCCAGATATGTGCCCAAGAGAAGAAGACGCAAATTACACATAGGGCTATTTGGTTATTCTAGAAAACTAGGAGGTATTATCCTACCACGGGCTATTGGTTTTTGTGCTGCTTGTTATTCTCTTGGTTTACCGCCAGAAATACTGGGTTTTCATGCCTTAGATGATAAGGATATTGTCTTTCTGAAAGATGTTTATGTTGACTTTGAACAAAGCATGGGCAATGCCCTTAAATTCTTTAATGAAAAGGTGTTGGATATTCTACCAAAAGATACCTCAAAATCTGTAAAAACAACTTGGGAAAAATTATGTGAACTATTTTCTTTTGAGATAGATTTAGAACATAAACAAATTACATCTCATATCATTAATGATTTAAAATTTGAACACTATGAAATCATTTCTTCTCTTGTAACAGAAGCAGCCCATATCAGAAATTTTTTGGGGTAA